The genomic interval AACTGGTATGACTCTATGATGCAGCGCGGTCAGTTAGCCCATGATGTGCTTATGAATCATCCATGGGCTGCCCACCCCTTAGTCAGCCGTATCAATACAGGCGATGAACGCCTACTTTATGTGAACAATACAATAGGGGCGCTAGTGGACGCTGGTTTCGACTATGCCACCGCCGATCATGCGTGGAATACCATGGACAGTTTTATTTACGGCTATACACAGCAAGCCATTAACTTTCCCTTTGCACCAGAAGAGTATGCGCAAAGCGCAAAGGACTATGTGCATATGATTCCCAAGGAACGCTTGCCGTATTTGCATCAAATGACCGTTGAAGTCATGGAGCAACGCCACTCGGGAATTAACGAATTTGAATGGGGATTTAAACTGGTTTTAGATGGGATACAAACACGCTGGCAAGAAAGCCAGCGTTAATAAAAGACGTGATGAGTAATTGATGGGATTAATCGAATTCGTATTCGATGATGGTAGCCGCGTGTTGACCACCCCATAAACGCTCTCGGTCAATCTTGGCATCCACCACATATTGACGTAGATTGGGCGTACAAATTTGGTAGTCCAAACGCCAACCATTCTGATTACGGCGTGCGCTTTCTTCATCTGCATACCAAGTAAATTGGTTTTCACCAAAGTTGGCTTCACGGAACGCATCAACGAATTCCAACGGCCCAGTCACCTGATCCATAAATGCTTGCTCTTCGGGCAAGAAACCGGATTCTCCTTGATGGGCCTTCCAATCACTTAGATCAATGCTCTTATGAGCAACACCAAAGAAGCCTGCAAAAATAAATTCACGGCGTTTACGTTTGGTTTTTTGTAGGTGCTCGATAAATTGTTGCTGGAACGCAAACTTGTCTTCAAGGCTATTGTGTTCGTCTTCGATAGGGAACATCACCGAACCTACGGACACTTCATCAAAATCTGCTTGAATATAGCGGCCATAGCGATCACAGGCTTCAAATGCCATACCGATCATAATGGCTTTAGGCATGGCTTTAGTGATGACCGCCACACCAGCATAGTTATCTGGCTCGGCATCTATGAAGTAAGCGTTGTAGCCTTCTGGATACAGCACATCATCACTGAGTTGGTATTCTTTCGCCTTGAGGTTCTGTACGCATACAATATCGGCGTCGTGCTGGGCAATCCAGTCGTAAAAGCCGTCTTTAACGGCGGCTTCAAGTCCGTCTACATGTACATTTATAACCTTCATACAGGGTCCCTATGTTGCGAGGCGGCAATGATACTCAGTTTTTTGTCGAGGGACAGCTCTAAAACAAAGATTTTCAACTGGTGATCTCAGGATTCTGCCAAACCCGCGTGATTTTATTAGCTTTATTAGCGTAGGTGATGAGAATTATAGTATGAGCAGGTAAAATACCCGAGTTTATCCGCGCCAATTGTGTCCCAATGCTAAAAATTGGCAAGTTTTATCTAAAGGGTGTTGACCATGCAAGATTACCAAAAGGCCTTTATCGAATTCGCCATTGAACAGGGTGTACTGAAATTCGGCGAATTTGAATTGAAAAGCGGACGCAAAAGCCCGTATTTCTTCAATGCCGGCCTATTCAATAGTGGTAAAGCCATGGCGCAATTGGCAAAAAGCTATGCCAATGCCATCGTCGACGCGGGTCTTGAAATGGATGTTTTATTTGGCCCAGCCTATAAAGGTATTCCTTTAGCCGCCACCACCGCCATGGCCCTCTCTCAAGAATTCAACCGCGACACGCCTTACACCTTTAACCGCAAAGAAAAGAAATACCATGGTGAAGGCGGCAGCTTAGTAGGTGCGCCATTAGAGGGTAACATCCTTATCATTGACGATGTCATGACTGCCGGCACGGCGATCCGTGAAAGTATCGATC from Bermanella marisrubri carries:
- a CDS encoding TetR/AcrR family transcriptional regulator C-terminal domain-containing protein — encoded protein: MAGLTKQKIVDKALKLADQHGLDQLSMRKLADALNVKAMSLYNHIQNKEALVDALVEAVVAKMHWQDQGNWYDSMMQRGQLAHDVLMNHPWAAHPLVSRINTGDERLLYVNNTIGALVDAGFDYATADHAWNTMDSFIYGYTQQAINFPFAPEEYAQSAKDYVHMIPKERLPYLHQMTVEVMEQRHSGINEFEWGFKLVLDGIQTRWQESQR
- a CDS encoding exodeoxyribonuclease III, with protein sequence MKVINVHVDGLEAAVKDGFYDWIAQHDADIVCVQNLKAKEYQLSDDVLYPEGYNAYFIDAEPDNYAGVAVITKAMPKAIMIGMAFEACDRYGRYIQADFDEVSVGSVMFPIEDEHNSLEDKFAFQQQFIEHLQKTKRKRREFIFAGFFGVAHKSIDLSDWKAHQGESGFLPEEQAFMDQVTGPLEFVDAFREANFGENQFTWYADEESARRNQNGWRLDYQICTPNLRQYVVDAKIDRERLWGGQHAATIIEYEFD
- the pyrE gene encoding orotate phosphoribosyltransferase, whose product is MQDYQKAFIEFAIEQGVLKFGEFELKSGRKSPYFFNAGLFNSGKAMAQLAKSYANAIVDAGLEMDVLFGPAYKGIPLAATTAMALSQEFNRDTPYTFNRKEKKYHGEGGSLVGAPLEGNILIIDDVMTAGTAIRESIDLMNAQPNAKPAGVIIAIDRQERGKGELSATQEVAKDYDIPVISIVKLEQIIEYVSQKEEFQQHLPAIQAYRDQYGV